One Scophthalmus maximus strain ysfricsl-2021 chromosome 9, ASM2237912v1, whole genome shotgun sequence genomic region harbors:
- the LOC118319410 gene encoding flocculation protein FLO11 — MEMGKGQTSIRRGVSWSPGGLRKPLQATQDMDTPGAECNALWGETEFNKEQMSRKTNLTRSASLSEKELKEARVRSQIIAAQLTVPSNSSSRGVQLFNRRKQRVNAFTLQSCGEGSEKDRVENVKTDPSSNKLTWAERSSEEKDRDLNLKNSTTKPFFSPPVRVPTVDDMEEPSKDFLRGEDVEDSVIQERHFLPVKEEQEEDEEVKDKIHEDKDVIPPGSNNTEPGMIGHVEGEAEINRRQTGPAPRGRLLNGCHSASRSDSVSVSTSKQTSAIINRTARPFFSPPTVQSPEAARPVMDIPPPPSYTNPPLPTFTAPQPVAFSPPPPPPSYPTPPLPAFTNQPPQAFYSSPPPMSPVMSQSAPPPSQFPDSSVSHYPPMPQYGPPTAPKPSAFVPQPSGERKPISSIKTGILEDGAARRAGRKSMFTFKEKPVVAPNPELLSMVQGVDERKKHGHRSVPEPTSEEELLALGAEASNFLAKEENRTEAARAPEWASCLKSSRTRPRADHRPEQTLTNVSGKGAELFAKRQSRMEKFVLENQNAGQVRSPSPTMSLPPSWVFPSNMPGRVKAIAKNSDMSAQLSENLKSQQAVKQKPKQKAPAPQPVPEPPPLENGCSKIEMDLSRHRPYQLNSSLFTFNPVKDPISMLPRGAPQAKNVSSTQMFSRQTSFPNNPPSHFSTQCMSPQLPLSPTGGAEYLSNPAPGQPIISSPRPTFSPERVSSPRSGVQAPRPMFSAKKAGIAPQTPKDSTPVETFSETTTPTTTPSLTRRFSSPEGPATGTWTSSLKTNRPSTTSSTNRSFTSPVSTPRGTRCQSPMTSQNIQFSSVTSAATSPRSPHWGSRCQSPMVSQNTSTVAPISTSRPSQTATATNPVSPPWGSRCQSPIVGPNTSSVVTSRPSKTPTATSPISPPWGSRCQSPMVGQNSSSVVTSRPSKTPTATSPISPIWGSRCQSPMVGQNTSSVITSRPSHTSMATSPISPPWGSRSQSPALSQSSLSFPAAKPLYTSSATSPIPPTKDSRCMSPTVNNIDSKANHRLLAKNIINAAKRKNSPSPGHSLPISPLGNSHHGYECHKPPTSPFQVRALGAQSPTFTSPPPTPTQRICSPVRLYNTRSLTDSDASVESEDSGLRSPGLHSYNTCPRGWGGSLRVKRSTVSTDL; from the exons ATGGAGATGGGGAAGGGACAGACGTCTATCAGGAGAGGGGTGAGCTGGAGTCCAGGGGGACTGAGGAAACCTCTCCAGGCAACGCAAGACATGGACACTCCTGGGGCAGAgtgcaatgcattgtgggggGAGACAGAATTCAACAAAGAACAGATGAGCCGGAAAACAA ATTTGACCCGGAGCGCCAGTTTATCAGAGAAGGAGCTCAAAGAGGCCCGAGTCAGAAGCCAGATCATCGCTGCTCAGCTCACCGTCCCTTCCAACTCCAGCTCCAGAGGCGTGCAGCTCTTCAATCGCCGCAAGCAGCGAGTCAACGCCTTCACACTCCAAAGCTGTGGAGAGGGGTCAGAGAAGGACAGAGTGGAGAATGTGAAAACCGACCCCTCGTCTAACAAACTAACATGGgcagagaggagcagtgagGAAAAAGATAGAGATCTCAACTTAAAGAATAGCACTACCAAAccatttttctctccacctgtAAGGGTACCTACAGTAGATGATATGGAGGAACCAAGCAAAGATTTCCTCAGGGGAGAGGATGTGGAGGACAGTGTTATCCAAGAGAGACACTTCCTCCCTGTcaaggaagagcaggaggaagacgaagaagtaAAAGATAAAATCCACGAGGACAAAGATGTGATTCCCCCTGGAAGTAATAATACTGAACCAGGCATGATAGGGCATGTTGAGGGGGAAGCAGAGATAAATAGGCGGCAAACCGGGCCGGCTCCCCGTGGAAGGCTTCTTAATGGCTGCCACAGTGCCTCTAGAtctgacagtgtgtctgtgtccacatCCAAGCAGACAAGTGCCATCATCAACAGAACCGCCAGgccctttttctcccctccgACAGTGCAGTCTCCAGAGGCAGCCAGACCTGTCATGgacatcccccctcctccttcctacACCAATCCTCCTCTGCCTACTTTCACTGCTCCCCAACCTGTGGCATTctcaccaccacctccgcccCCATCATATCCCACACCACCACTACCGGCCTTCACAAACCAACCGCCGCAGGCCTTCTACTCCAGTCCACCTCCCATGTCTCCTGTGATGTCGCAGTCTGCCCCTCCACCATCTCAGTTCCCTGACTCTTCTGTATCTCACTACCCACCAATGCCTCAATACGGCCCTCCCACAGCACCAAAGCCTTCCGCCTTTGTTCCTCAGCCCTCTGGAGAGAGGAAGCCAATATCGTCAATCAAAACAGGGATACTTGAGGATGGAGCTGCAAGGAGGGCAGGTAGGAAGTCAATGTTCACATTCAAAGAGAAGCCGGTGGTAGCTCCGAACCCAGAGCTGCTGTCTATGGTGCAAGGGGTGGATGAAAGGAAGAAACACGGACATAGATCTGTGCCTGAGCCAACATCAGAGGAAGAGTTACTGGCTCTGGGTGCAGAGGCCTCCAACTTCCTCGCCAAGGAAGAGAACAGGACAGAGGCGGCAAGAGCTCCAGAGTGGGCCTCCTGTCTTAAGAGCTCCAGGACCCGGCCAAGGGCAGACCACAGGCCAGAACAGACCCTTACCAATGTTTCAGGAAAGGGGGCTGAGCTGTTTGCCAAGCGTCAATCTAGGATGGAGAAATTTGTTCTTGAGAATCAGAATGCCGGTCAAGTGAGGTCTCCATCTCCCACAATGTCTCTGCCACCCTCATGGGTTTTCCCATCCAACATGCCAGGGAGGGTCAAAGCCATTGCTAAAAACTCTGACATGAGCGCCCAGCTTTCTGAAAACCTGAAATCCCAACAAGCAGTCAAGCAAAAACCGAAGCAAAAAGCTCCAGCCCCACAGCCAGTTCCAGAGCCGCCACCTTTAGAGAACGGATGCTCCAAGATAGAGATGGACCTATCAAGGCACCGGCCCTACCAGCTTAACTCATCGCTCTTCACCTTTAACCCCGTCAAGGACCCCATTAGTATGCTACCCAGAGGAGCACCACAGGCCAAGAATGTGAGCTCTACCCAAATGTTCTCCAGACAGACTTCCTTTCCCAACAACCCTCCCTCTCATTTCAGTACCCAGTGCATGTCTCCTCAGCTCCCTCTCAGCCCCACAGGAGGAGCTGAATATCTGTCAAATCCAGCCCCAGGGCAGCCAATAATCAGTTCTCCTAGGCCTACCTTTTCTCCAGAGCGTGTGTCCTCTCCCCGGTCAGGAGTCCAGGCACCAAGGCCCATGTTTTCGGCCAAGAAGGCCGGGATTGCACCACAG ACACCGAAAGACTCAACCCCAGTTGAAACCTTTAGTGAGACTACAACACCAACCACGACGCCCAGTCTCACCAGACGTTTCAGCAGCCCAGAGGGTCCCGCCACAGGGACCTGGACTTCAAGCCTCAAAACGAATCgaccctccaccacctccagcaCCAACCGCTCATTCACTTCCCCTGTCTCCACTCCCAGGGGCACAAGATGCCAGTCCCCAATGACCAGTCAGAATATTCAATTTTCCAGTGTTACATCTGCAGCCACATCTCCACGCTCACCTCATTGGGGGTCTAGATGTCAGTCTCCAATGGTAAGCCAGAATACTTCCACTGTCGCCCCAATTTCTACATCCAGACCCTCCCAAACAGCCACTGCCACAAATCCAGTCTCTCCTCCTTGGGGTTCAAGATGTCAATCCCCAATAGTAGGCCCAAATACTTCCTCTGTCGTTACATCCAGACCCTCCAAAACACCTACAGCCACATCTCCTATCTCTCCTCCTTGGGGTTCAAGATGTCAGTCGCCAATGGTAGGCCAGAATTCTTCCTCTGTCGTTACATCCAGACCCTCCAAAACACCGACAGCCACATCTCCTATATCTCCTATTTGGGGTTCAAGATGTCAGTCCCCAATGGTAGGCCAGAATACTTCCTCTGTCATTACATCCAGACCCTCCCACACATCTATGGCCACATCTCCTATCTCTCCTCCTTGGGGTTCACGTTCCCAGTCTCCAGCACTCTCTCAGAGCAGTTTATCTTTCCCCGCTGCTAAACCTCTGTACACATCCTCTGCCACCTCTCCTATTCCCCCAACCAAAGACAGTCGCTGCATGTCCCCCACTGTTAATAACATAGACTCTAAGGCCAACCATCGTCTCCTGGCAAAGAACATCATCAATGCAGCCAAGCGTAAAAACAGCCCTTCCCCTGGCCACAGCCTCCCCATCTCGCCTTTGGGAAATTCGCACCATGGCTACGAGTGTCACAAACCACCCACAAGCCCCTTCCAGGTGCGGGCATTGGGGGCTCAGTCCCCAACCTTCACCAGCCCTCCTCCCACCCCGACACAGAGGATCTGCTCCCCTGTGAGGCTTTACAACACTCGCTCCCTCACCGACTCTGATGCCTCTGTTGAGTCTGAAGACTCGGGCCTCCGATCGCCTGGCCTGCACTCCTACAACACTTGTCCCCGCGGCTGGGGCGGCAGCCTGAGGGTGAAGAGGAGCACCGTCTCCACTGACCTGTGA